A region from the Dendropsophus ebraccatus isolate aDenEbr1 chromosome 1, aDenEbr1.pat, whole genome shotgun sequence genome encodes:
- the LOC138796582 gene encoding DAN domain family member 5-like, which produces MLLLLIVLAASSVRSAPFFEEEEEGSAFVRLDTNPKSPQVTSVLGAHGVPPLSFLNNPFIRRDKIDSKTVFQEPQVPSQDHMEEGAFQKKLAWESAIRKEKTRSRPDQVLPIGQDALKRSRCNAMPFVQNVFRKNCAPLRIPNKFCFGQCNSFYVPGWPSGLSQPCTSCSPIRSRRISVPLHCRGGRLSWEEVVLVEECDCETRFDQVGSDEGFLPVS; this is translated from the exons ATGCTCCTGCTCTTAATCGTcctggctgcctcctcagtgAGGTCCGCTCCCTTCtttgaggaagaagaagaaggatctGCCTTCGTACGTCtggacacaaatccaaaaagtccCCAGGTGACCTCTGTTCTCGGAGCTCATGGCGTTCCACCTTTGTCTTTCCTCAATAACCCCTTTATCAGACGGGACAAAATTGATTCCAAGACAGTTTTCCAAGAACCGCAAGTTCCTTCACAGGATCACATGGAAGAAGGAGCCTTCCAGAAGAAACTGGCTTGGGAAAGTGCCATCCGAAAGGAGAAAACCAGGTCGCGTCCTGACCAGGTGCTGCCAATTGGACAAGATGCTTTGAAAAGATCAAGGTGCAACGCTATGCCATTTGTACAG AACGTCTTCAGGAAGAACTGCGCTCCGCTGCGGATTCCTAATAAATTTTGCTTTGGTCAGTGCAATTCCTTCTACGTTCCGGGTTGGCCCTCTGGACTGTCTCAGCCGTGCACGTCATGCTCCCCCATCCGTTCCAGACGCATCTCTGTTCCCCTGCACTGTCGTGGTGGCCGGCTGTCGTGGGAGGAGGTGGTCCTTGTAGAAGAATGTGACTGTGAGACCCGCTTTGATCAGGTTGGCAGCGACGAGGGATTTTTGCCAGTTTCCTAA